In Pseudoduganella albidiflava, a single window of DNA contains:
- the rsmI gene encoding 16S rRNA (cytidine(1402)-2'-O)-methyltransferase, with product MTVHESSPIAALPVLGETALQTYPTATLYVVATPIGNVTDIGLRALHVLGLVDAVACEDTRNTSHLMGRFGISKPLLAAHMHNEREAAETIVRRLQAGERIALVSDAGTPAVSDPGAKIVDAVRAAGLRVVPLPGASAAVTALSASGLVNDQFHFVGFLPAKPKQRETALAGLRNVTATMVFYEAPHRIAEFAQSLVAVFEPTRQVVFARELTKLFEEIHRCPLSEAVAWLAADAHREKGEFVVLVEGAAAQSDAQEAEAERVLKILLAELPLKQAASLAAQITGAKKNALYDRALALKGEG from the coding sequence ATGACAGTTCACGAATCCAGCCCGATCGCCGCCTTGCCGGTGCTCGGCGAGACCGCACTTCAGACGTATCCTACGGCAACATTGTATGTAGTGGCCACTCCCATCGGCAATGTTACCGACATCGGGCTGCGCGCGTTGCACGTTCTCGGGCTGGTCGACGCGGTCGCCTGCGAAGACACGCGTAACACATCGCACCTGATGGGGCGCTTCGGCATCAGCAAACCGTTGCTGGCGGCGCACATGCATAACGAAAGGGAAGCTGCCGAGACCATCGTGCGGCGCCTGCAGGCCGGCGAACGCATCGCGCTGGTCTCGGATGCGGGCACGCCGGCCGTTTCCGACCCGGGCGCGAAGATCGTCGACGCGGTGCGCGCGGCGGGCTTGCGCGTGGTGCCGCTGCCCGGTGCATCGGCCGCCGTCACGGCGCTGTCGGCCAGCGGGCTGGTCAACGACCAGTTCCATTTCGTCGGCTTCCTGCCCGCCAAGCCGAAGCAGCGCGAGACGGCGCTGGCGGGCTTGCGCAACGTGACCGCCACGATGGTGTTCTACGAGGCGCCGCACCGCATCGCCGAGTTCGCCCAGTCGCTGGTGGCCGTGTTCGAGCCCACGCGGCAGGTGGTGTTCGCGCGCGAGCTCACCAAGCTGTTCGAGGAAATCCACCGCTGCCCGCTGTCCGAGGCGGTGGCCTGGCTAGCCGCCGACGCGCACCGCGAGAAGGGTGAGTTCGTCGTGCTGGTGGAAGGTGCCGCCGCGCAATCGGACGCGCAGGAAGCCGAAGCCGAGCGCGTGCTGAAGATTCTGCTGGCCGAACTGCCGCTCAAGCAGGCCGCCAGCCTGGCCGCGCAGATCACGGGCGCGAAGAAGAACGCCCTGTACGATCGCGCGCTGGCGCTGAAGGGCGAAGGCTGA
- a CDS encoding glutathione S-transferase family protein, with the protein MLTILGKLPSINVRKVLWTCRLLELPYELEPWGKGERDPNVPEFLALNPNAQVPVLRDGDTVLWESNTICRYLAHDSFLLPSDRLQRARIEQWMDWQATELNASWRAPFMTLLRGSTQFSPEAVAAGVRDWNTKMTLLDRHLDRTGAFVAGDALSLADVVIGVSVHRWRATPIERAELPAVAAYMARLSAVPGFAENCGDATP; encoded by the coding sequence ATGCTGACAATCCTCGGGAAACTCCCTTCGATCAACGTGCGCAAGGTGCTGTGGACTTGCCGCCTGCTGGAATTGCCGTATGAACTCGAGCCTTGGGGCAAGGGGGAACGCGACCCGAACGTGCCGGAATTCCTGGCGCTCAATCCGAATGCCCAGGTGCCGGTGCTGCGCGATGGCGATACGGTCTTGTGGGAATCGAACACGATCTGCCGCTACCTCGCGCACGACAGTTTCCTGCTGCCATCGGACCGGCTGCAGCGCGCCCGCATCGAGCAATGGATGGACTGGCAGGCTACGGAACTGAATGCTTCCTGGCGGGCGCCGTTCATGACGCTGTTGCGCGGCAGCACCCAGTTCAGCCCGGAAGCGGTGGCCGCGGGCGTGCGCGACTGGAATACCAAGATGACGCTGCTGGACCGCCACCTGGACCGCACCGGCGCCTTCGTGGCCGGCGATGCGCTGTCGCTGGCCGACGTGGTCATCGGCGTTTCCGTGCACCGCTGGCGCGCAACCCCGATCGAACGCGCCGAGCTGCCGGCCGTGGCCGCCTACATGGCGCGCCTGTCGGCAGTGCCCGGCTTTGCCGAAAACTGCGGCGACGCCACGCCCTGA